The DNA region ATGCTCCTTCCAAATCTTCCCGCAACTTTCTCCGAGATTGTTTTGCCTATGGGTATGGATCCTGTGAACGATACCAGAGGTATGCGGGAGTCCCTAGCGATCTTGTCACCGATGTTAGATCCTCCGCCAATAATGAGGGAGAAGATTTGAGGTGCATGTAGTCTTTGGAGCACATCCGAAATGATCTTTATCACAGCAAGCGCCGTCAGAGGCGCCTTGGAGGATGGTTTCCAGATTACGGGATCACCCGCAACAGCGGCAACGAAGGCATTCCAAGACCATACTGATGATGGGAAATTGAATGAACTAATAACAGCGATTGGACCAAGGGGAACCCACTGTTCATATAGCCTGTGGTTAGGCCTCTCACTGGTCATTGTGAGGCCATATAGCTGTCTGGAAAGCCCAACAGCAAAATCAGCAACATCAATCATCTCTTGTATCTCTCCCTGCCCCTCACTTGCAGTCTTTCCGACTTCAAGCGTGACGAGGTCTCCAAGATCTGCCTTTCTCCTCCTTAGCTCCATGCCAACTTCTCTGATGATCTCTCCCCTCTTCGGTGCAGGCATGGAAGACCATTCCCTGAAAACCTTCATCTGATGATCGATTACTTCGGAATAGTCCTCTGCGGTTCCGGAAGATACCAAAGCTATGGATTTGCCATCCACGGGGCTGCAAGACTCTATGGCATTCTCTCCAGTGTACTTATGCCAGTGTCCAGAGAATATTCCTGAATTTTCGTGCGTCAATCCAAGTTTCTTAAGTGCCTCTTCGCGAAAATTATCAAAACTTGACATGATTCATTAATCATTCTGCCGTAATTCTATTTTGCCATGCTGCAGGAATCCAGTGTCAGAAAATATTGTTTAAAAATGCACCGATCTTTGGCGCTAGCCAAGTTCGTCTATCCTATTGATGACAATGGTCGCGAGGTCAACCAGCAGATCGAGATCAGCAGACCTGTT from Thermoplasmataceae archaeon includes:
- a CDS encoding aldehyde dehydrogenase family protein, whose amino-acid sequence is MSSFDNFREEALKKLGLTHENSGIFSGHWHKYTGENAIESCSPVDGKSIALVSSGTAEDYSEVIDHQMKVFREWSSMPAPKRGEIIREVGMELRRRKADLGDLVTLEVGKTASEGQGEIQEMIDVADFAVGLSRQLYGLTMTSERPNHRLYEQWVPLGPIAVISSFNFPSSVWSWNAFVAAVAGDPVIWKPSSKAPLTALAVIKIISDVLQRLHAPQIFSLIIGGGSNIGDKIARDSRIPLVSFTGSIPIGKTISEKVAGRFGRSILELGGNNAAIVSARSDMDIALKGVVFGALATAGQRCTSTRRAIVQETIYDRFIERLKKAYSTVKIGSPTSRGVLVGPLIDRVAVDAFLSAIEQAKKEGGKLIYGGNKAKVEGFDDGYYVNPAIVEANDRMEIVKKETFAPILYVFKYKNIGDAIRIHNSVPQGLSSSIFTYDLREEEEFLSTFGSDCGLANVNTSTAGAEIGGAFGGEKETGGGRESGSDSWKAYMRRQTVTKNWGNDIPLAQDVKFDI